DNA sequence from the Paenibacillus physcomitrellae genome:
CATACATGACATCCGCGAGTTCATTATATTCGCTAAAGGACACGCAAACGCCGCCCTCATCCTTCAGCTGTACGAGGAGCTCGCGCAGATCCTGTTTAATACACGGGAACAGCTCATAAAGGCCGCATTGCTCACATTCCCAGACAGGAACACGTTTGATTTTTGTTGTCTTGCCATGAATTACCGTTCTGAATCCTAAACTTTTATGTTGTCCGCAGTTGCAAGGGGTGTCCACCGTACCACCTCATCCTTTGTGTCAGTTCTAGTCTTGTCGATACCATTAAATAATTGAAAACGGCTTTCGTCAATAGATAAATTATACAGGCGAATTCAAATTTGGGATTATCTGGTGTATCATTCTAATACCAAGGAAGGATGAATACGCGGATTAGAAGCTCTATGGCTGGTCTGACGGTAGGGAGGGACAGCGCTGCAGCCGCTCTGGCTGGTCCTGGAAAGGTAAAAAGTACATCGGAGCATGCAACGTAAACTGACTGTGCGGCGTCATAAGCCGCCCGCAGAAAAGGCCTGCCTCCGGATGGATGACAAGCCCTAAATACCTAAATATATGAAGGATATAAGCTTAATCCTCAGACCTCTAAATGAGTCCGTGCAGATAACAGCTCCTCGATTTCAGATGTAGTCCGGCAAGTAAAGCAGCTGCGGCCAATGTCCGCTTCCTCTTTAGCCGAAATATTCAAAATCGAATGCTTGACGCGGAGCAGAGCCTGCGGGGACATACTCAGATGGCTGACTCCGAGATAAGACCAGATCGGGAGCGCCCGTTCATCCCCCGCCATCTCACCGCAGACGCTAACCTGAATATGATGCGCGCGAGCAGCATCCACGGTCATTTTTAGCATGCGCAGCACAGCCGGATGAAAAGGCCGGTAAAGATGGGCGATTTTCTCGTTCATCCGGTCCACCGCCAGCACGTATTGCACCAGATCATTGGTGCCGATGCTGAAGAAGTCGCATTCGGCGGCCAGCAGTTCGGCAGAAGCCGCTGCTGCAGGCACCTCGATCATGATCCCTACGGGAATCTCTTTGTCGTACGAAATCCCCCGGCGGTCCAAATCGGCCATA
Encoded proteins:
- a CDS encoding YgiT-type zinc finger protein; the protein is MDTPCNCGQHKSLGFRTVIHGKTTKIKRVPVWECEQCGLYELFPCIKQDLRELLVQLKDEGGVCVSFSEYNELADVMYEVYKETRFKESEADVYLMEVEARCKERINLLLDVYGYAKQNEDHKWMKQLMTRLSQLTFTPAETT